In Fundulus heteroclitus isolate FHET01 chromosome 16, MU-UCD_Fhet_4.1, whole genome shotgun sequence, a single genomic region encodes these proteins:
- the slc16a6b gene encoding solute carrier family 16 member 6b, with the protein MKVPSVPRCLGPNVYRQVPEGGWGWAVAVAFFMVEVNTYGILKTLGVFLQDLMEEFKESNSRVSWVISISVFIFAFTAPLASLLSNRFGYRPVVMMGGFLMSLGMISSAFTTSINEMYITIGIISGLGFSLSFLPTVTILAQYFSRRRALVTSIASSGESFAIFAFAPAFTRLKEDIGWRYCLVVLGVMQASVVVFGVLLRPISIESEPTKEDSDSKSDSLSLKQMQSVFELENEKTQTSLSSAMSQGSGDSGVTSLSASDEDLRNAPAEDQALMEWGTQDKEMLEKSPPDSAQQQPDAERSEGEAGPLQPSTPKLLDFSMLRDRAFICYSLFGLFATLGFFAPQLYIIELSKSRGVEPAMASYMLSVMAVADIFGRFFIGVVLNRVRCKKTHVLLGCVVLLSLVLVAFTVVWEFWGLVVCCALYGFFMGTVGSTHIPLLAEEEVVGIQKMPSCVGVYVFIQSFAGLAGPPLGGVLVDVTQNYGAAFYSCAAGMVLSAVCLALVGVAKSGACQRVSRKQERSQNAEEEEKMSQDSTPLDFLEIDLSENGSVKQAEDNSSGI; encoded by the exons ATGAAGGTCCCCAGCGTCCCTCGTTGTCTGGGCCCAAATGTTTACCGCCAGGTGCCAGAGGGCGGCTGGGGCTGGGCCGTGGCCGTGGCCTTCTTCATGGTGGAGGTCAACACGTACGGCATCCTCAAGACCCTCGGAGTGTTCCTGCAGGATCTCATGGAGGAGTTTAAGGAGAGCAACAGCCGTGTCTCCTGGGTCATCTCCATCTCTGTGTTCATCTTTGCCTTCACAG CCCCTCTGGCATCGTTGCTTAGCAACCGCTTCGGCTACCGTCCTGTCGTCATGATGGGAGGCTTCCTCATGAGCCTGGGAATGATCTCCTCTGCCTTCACCACCAGCATCAATGAGATGTACATCACTATTGGCATCATCTCAG GCTTGGGCTTCAGCCTCTCCTTCCTCCCCACGGTCACCATCCTGGCCCAGTACTTTTCCAGGCGGAGGGCCCTCGTCACCTCCATCGCTTCCTCTGGAGAGTCTTTCGCCATATTTGCATTTGCACCTG CCTTCACCAGACTGAAGGAGGACATCGGCTGGCGCTACTGCCTGGTTGTCCTCGGCGTCATGCAGGCATCTGTAGTCGTCTTTGGCGTCCTCCTCCGTCCAATCAGCATCGAGTCAGAGCCCACGAAGGAGGACAGCGACTCAAAGTCAGACTCCCTGTCCCTGAAGCAGATGCAGAGTGTCTTTGAGCTGGAGAACGAGAAAACACAAACCTCTCTCAGCTCCGCCATGTCCCAGGGTTCTGGGGACTCCGGTGTGACGTCCCTCTCAGCGTCAGACGAAGACCTGAGGAACGCTCCGGCTGAGGACCAGGCTCTGATGGAGTGGGGGACGCAGGACAAAGAGATGCTGGAGAAGTCGCCCCCTGACTCAGCCCAGCAGCAGCCTGACGCAGAGCGGTCAGAGGGAGAGGCCGGTCCTCTCCAGCCCTCCACCCCTAAGCTCCTGGACTTCTCCATGCTCAGAGACAGGGCCTTCATATGCTACTCGCTCTTCGGCCTGTTTGCCACCCTGGGCTTCTTTGCCCCACAGCTTTACATCATCGAACTGAGCAAGAGCCGGGGCGTAGAGCCCGCCATGGCCTCCTACATGCTGTCAGTCATGGCTGTGGCCGATATCTTTGGCCGCTTCTTCATCGGTGTAGTCCTAAACAGGGTTCGCTGTAAGAAGACCCACGTGCTGCTGGGCTGTGTGGTTCTCCTGTCCCTGGTTCTGGTGGCCTTCACCGTGGTGTGGGAGTTCTGGGGCCTGGTGGTCTGCTGTGCTCTCTACGGCTTCTTCATGGGAACAGTCGGCTCCACGCACATCCCCCTGCTGGCAGAGGAGGAAGTGGTTGGGATCCAGAAGATGCCGTCCTGCGTTGGAGTCTACGTCTTCATCCAGAGCTTTGCTGGGCTGGCCGGACCACCACTAGGAG GTGTGCTGGTGGACGTCACTCAGAACTATGGCGCAGCTTTTTACTCCTGTGCAGCAGGGATGGTGCTCAGCGCCGTCTGCCTGGCTCTGGTGGGCGTGGCCAAGTCCGGGGCGTGCCAAAGAGTGAGCAGAAAGCAGGAGAGGAGCCAGAACGCCGAAGAAGAGGAGAAGATGTCTCAGGACAGTACCCCACTGGACTTTCTGGAGATTGACCTGTCTGAGAACGGTTCAGTCAAACAGGCCGAGGACAACAGCTCAGGTATTTGA